A genomic stretch from Methylorubrum extorquens includes:
- a CDS encoding Response regulator receiver protein, producing MARQHRHAGVLPAPRPDNRASRIGASSLSANCRPIAILIAEGNELIRMVTADMLADAGFQTIEVRTATEAVAVLEGSTSVRLLITARSIEGDGVALAHLVHHRWPAVGIIVTSGGVTDPQRELPPGTRLLRKPYEFADLIRDVEAGLEQTVEEPTAAPVLPTGVPPHSGVEIGNGVGATAAPVSEPDKT from the coding sequence ATGGCGCGGCAACATCGCCATGCCGGAGTGCTCCCAGCTCCTCGTCCTGACAACCGTGCGTCTCGGATCGGAGCAAGCTCATTGAGTGCTAATTGCAGGCCCATCGCCATCCTCATCGCCGAGGGTAACGAACTGATCCGTATGGTCACGGCCGACATGCTGGCGGATGCAGGCTTCCAGACCATAGAAGTCCGCACTGCCACCGAGGCAGTGGCGGTGCTCGAAGGTTCAACCTCCGTGCGTCTGTTGATTACGGCGCGGAGCATTGAGGGCGATGGTGTTGCGCTTGCCCACCTTGTTCATCACCGCTGGCCTGCTGTTGGCATCATCGTGACCTCGGGCGGTGTAACTGATCCTCAACGCGAGCTACCACCAGGCACACGCCTGCTCAGGAAGCCGTACGAGTTTGCGGACCTGATCCGCGATGTGGAAGCTGGGCTTGAACAGACCGTGGAAGAGCCTACCGCCGCCCCTGTGTTGCCGACTGGGGTACCACCTCATAGCGGAGTGGAAATCGGCAACGGAGTTGGTGCCACCGCCGCTCCTGTGAGTGAACCGGACAAGACGTAA
- a CDS encoding protein of unknown function (Evidence 5 : Unknown function), producing MTPLLLSRIKLILNGLFEDNRKLALIIIEAIANQHSKNTAIE from the coding sequence ATGACGCCGCTGCTGCTGTCGCGGATCAAGCTTATACTGAACGGCCTCTTTGAGGATAATCGGAAGCTTGCGCTCATCATCATTGAAGCTATCGCCAATCAGCATTCTAAAAACACGGCCATTGAATAA
- a CDS encoding protein of unknown function (Evidence 5 : Unknown function) has product MMLEVFEMRAKESRVHRQNCVYIPYAFGSFESILYESPNYRMKFKPLAFVKFLRYEQIETSQRF; this is encoded by the coding sequence ATGATGCTTGAGGTCTTTGAGATGCGTGCCAAAGAAAGCCGAGTACATAGACAAAATTGCGTCTATATACCATACGCGTTCGGATCGTTTGAAAGTATTCTTTATGAAAGCCCGAATTACAGGATGAAGTTCAAACCCCTCGCCTTCGTCAAGTTCCTTCGTTACGAGCAAATTGAGACTTCTCAGCGTTTTTAG
- a CDS encoding protein of unknown function (Evidence 5 : Unknown function), with amino-acid sequence MTANASHKCYPIAFCLQILQIGVSTYKKVNHRRTVLFQTAKEFGSMFFFGFYTGPSIRLVYDRRVKGFN; translated from the coding sequence TTGACCGCCAATGCCAGTCACAAATGCTACCCGATAGCTTTTTGCCTCCAAATCCTTCAAATCGGCGTCTCGACCTACAAGAAAGTCAATCACCGGAGGACGGTCCTCTTCCAAACTGCAAAGGAATTTGGAAGTATGTTTTTTTTCGGCTTCTATACTGGCCCCAGTATCAGGCTGGTCTATGACAGACGAGTCAAAGGCTTCAACTGA
- a CDS encoding putative resolvase (Evidence 3 : Putative function from multiple computational evidences; Product type e : enzyme): MARIGYGRCSAQDQSLDIQIERLKAEGCQPIRSEKVSGASRDGRTELAAILDFIREGDELVVVRADRLGRDTRDVLNIVHELDQRGAYLTVLDPHVSTRGESGRIVLTVLGMVSQMERRFILERQKEGIQAAKAKGVYKGGARRLDREKVLAMKADGHGPAAIAKALGCSRMQVYRIIGSEAQESAI; encoded by the coding sequence TTGGCGAGGATCGGATATGGAAGATGTAGCGCCCAGGATCAGTCGCTCGACATCCAGATAGAACGGCTCAAGGCCGAAGGATGCCAGCCGATCCGGTCAGAGAAGGTGTCCGGGGCCTCTCGCGATGGCCGCACGGAACTCGCTGCGATCCTCGACTTCATCCGCGAGGGTGACGAACTGGTCGTGGTCCGCGCCGATAGGCTTGGCCGTGATACGCGCGACGTTCTCAACATCGTCCATGAACTGGATCAGCGCGGCGCCTATCTGACCGTCCTTGATCCGCACGTTTCAACCCGCGGTGAAAGCGGGAGGATCGTGCTTACCGTCCTTGGGATGGTGTCGCAGATGGAACGACGCTTCATCCTTGAACGTCAGAAGGAAGGCATCCAGGCCGCGAAGGCGAAGGGTGTCTACAAGGGCGGGGCACGGCGGCTGGATCGGGAGAAGGTGCTGGCGATGAAGGCTGATGGGCATGGTCCGGCCGCCATCGCCAAGGCTCTCGGATGCTCTCGGATGCAGGTCTATCGGATCATCGGTTCAGAAGCTCAGGAGTCGGCGATTTGA
- a CDS encoding protein of unknown function (Evidence 5 : Unknown function) — protein sequence MQDYLLSIFQACPNRSKSRIWDFTGAGRYVFEQFIQFNRRYPLSDLSCKKVEPQGMPTGHIERTL from the coding sequence TTGCAAGACTATTTGCTCTCGATCTTTCAAGCTTGTCCAAATCGATCTAAGAGTCGCATCTGGGATTTCACCGGTGCCGGCCGATATGTTTTCGAGCAATTCATCCAATTCAATCGGAGGTATCCGCTGAGCGACCTGAGCTGCAAGAAGGTCGAGCCACAAGGGATGCCCACCGGTCACATTGAACGCACGCTCTAG
- a CDS encoding protein of unknown function (Evidence 5 : Unknown function), producing the protein MRAAATKKKLECILIFIFSYFEFREQLTALSFIKLRCY; encoded by the coding sequence TTGCGGGCTGCGGCGACCAAGAAGAAACTTGAATGCATCCTGATATTTATTTTCAGCTACTTCGAGTTTAGAGAGCAGCTCACTGCGCTGTCTTTCATTAAACTCCGATGCTATTAA
- a CDS encoding protein of unknown function (Evidence 5 : Unknown function) codes for MSEMIFESLALFLTIKPHPVIEIADRRIA; via the coding sequence ATGAGCGAGATGATCTTCGAATCGCTCGCTTTGTTCCTTACAATCAAGCCACACCCGGTGATCGAAATCGCTGATCGTCGAATCGCTTGA
- a CDS encoding protein of unknown function (Evidence 5 : Unknown function) yields the protein MTVDVTFLLVCLDSAWAGLTDPLNGILGGSTKFDQEACRDGAGPSKPAFTMNDDVEAVPQA from the coding sequence TTGACCGTGGACGTGACGTTCCTGCTCGTCTGTCTCGATAGCGCCTGGGCGGGCCTCACGGACCCTCTGAACGGCATCCTCGGGGGTAGCACCAAGTTCGACCAAGAGGCGTGCCGCGATGGTGCCGGCCCGTCCAAGCCCGCCTTTACAATGAACGACGACGTTGAAGCCGTTCCGCAAGCGTGA